The Nocardia sp. BMG51109 nucleotide sequence CCTCGCCGATCCGATTGGACTGGAAGAACGTCGACGTCCAGTACTGCTTGGACTCGCCGGGCAGCAGCAGCCCCGACACCAGGATGGTGCCGAGGAAGGTCCCCGCCGCCGTCCAGGCCGAACGCCACTGCCGCATGGCGAGGAACTGCACGACGAAATACAGCGGCACCAGCTTCACGCCCGCCGCCAGCCCCGCGCCGATCCCGCGCAGGCGGCTGCGCTCACCCCGGGAGAAGTCCCACAGCACCAGCACCATCAGGATCAGATTGATCTGCCCGTAGAACAGCGTGGTGCGAACGGGTTCGATGAATACACAGGTCAGCGACATCAGCGCGCTGACGATCGTCAGTCGCCGGTCGATCCGGTAGCCGAGCAGCCGCCAGCTCATCAGCACGCCGACGAACAGCACCCCGAGGTTGAGCACGAGCCACGTGTTGGTGACCCAGCCCCAGGGGAACAGCGCTATCGGAATGAACGCCAGCGTGGAGAACGGCGTGTAGGTGTAGAGCAGCCCGAAGTACGTCTCCTCGGTGTAGAGCGGATGACCGTGCAGGATCTTCCAGGCACCGTCTCGATAGATGTGCACGTCGAGCCCGCCGACCAGGATTCCCGCCTTCTGCAGCCACGGATCCACCGTGAGGAACAGCAGCAGCACCGCCACGACGGCGGTGCAGGCCAGGGCGAACACTGTCGGTCGCAGGTGCGACAACCCGGGTGGACGCGAGCTGTTTTCCGAATTTCCGTCACTCACCTGCAATCACTTCGTTCCCCGACTTGTCGCACGACCGTTGCCGAGCAACCAACGTATCCATTCGGACGGATGTCTACATGCCCCAAACGTTCCGATTCAAATCGTGTGATCGGTAACCGAAGATATTCCACCTGGTTGCGGGGTGTGTCGCGAGCGGAGTCAGGATTCGGTCGACGGGAGCTCTCGATCGACCGCGCGCGTGGTGCCCTGGGCGACCGCGACCAGCACCGATTCGCCGTCTTCGTCCTCGGCATGGATTTCACACTGACATACCGCCTGCCGGCGGGTTGCGCCGGTGACGCGGGCGCGGGCGCGGAGGCGTGCGCCGCGGGCGGGGCGCAGGTACGTGATCGTGAAACCGCCGGTGAGCACGTTCGGGCCCAGGGCCAGGGCCGCGGCGTAGGTGAGGGCGTTGTCGGCGGCGTAGGCGAGAACGCCGCCGTGCACGAATCCGAACTGCTGGCCGAGTTCCGGGCGGATCGGGATGACCAACGTCACGCCGTCCTCGTCGTAGTCGCCGATCTCGGCGCCGAGCAGTCTGCTGAACGGCTGGGCGGCGAGGATCGCGCGGGCGCTGTCGAGGTCGATCGCGTTCGTCATCGGCCGGCTCCGTGATAGTCGGATATGGGCTCGGCGTTCGTGCCTCGCTCATCCTGGGAAAATCGTACGGCCGAGGCCGCCGGATCGCTGGGGACCGGGCAGACTGTTCGATATGCCACGCTGGCTGCTGCACGTCGATCTCGACCAGTTCCAGGCGGCGGTGGAATATCGCCGGCACCCGGAGCTGCGTGGGCGGCCGGTCATCGTCGGCGGCAACGGCGATCCTGCCGAAGCACGCAAGGTCGTGACCTGCGCGTCGTATCCGGCGCGGGCGTTCGGTGTACGGGCGGGCATGCCGTTGCGGGCCGCGGCCAGGACCTGCCCGGAGGGCGTGTTCCTGCCGCTGGACATGGCCACCTACGAGGAGGCCTCGGACGAGGTGATGGATCTGCTGCGCACCTTCGAGGTCCGGGTGGAGGTGCTCGGCTGGGACGAGGCGTTCCTGGCGGCCGACACCGACGATCCCGAGCGCCTGGCCGGCGAGATCCGCGCCGCCGTCGCGAAACTGGATCTCGGCTGTTCGATCGGCCTGGGCGACAACAAGCTTCGGGCCAAGCTGGCGACCGGGTTCGCCAAGGCCGTCGGCAAGGGCGGGCCGGATATCGGCGAGCCCGGTACCGCCGAATCCGGTACCGCTGAGTCCCGTACCGCCGCTGAGCCCCGTACCGCCGAGCCCAGAACTGCTGAGCCCGGCGACCCGGAGCCCGGCACTGCCGAGTCAGTCGACGCTGAGCCCGGTACTGCTGGGCCCGATGGCGCTCAGCCCGACGACGCATCCGTCGAGGCGTCCGGCACCGGCACCTTCCGGTTGACGGCCGAGAACTGGGCCGAGCTGATGGGCCACCGGCCGACCAGCGCGCTCTGGGGTATCGGGCCGCGCATCGCGAAGCGGCTGGCCGACCTGGGCATCGAGACGGTTTCCCAGCTGGCGACCGCCGACCGTGCGGTGCTGGCCGCCGAGTTCGGGCCGGCCACGGGGCCCTATCTGTGGCTGCTCGGCCGCGGCGTGGGCGATACGGACGTGCTGACCGAGCCGCGGATTCCGGTGGGCCGCAGCAAATCCGAGACCTTCCCGCACGATCTCACCGACCGCGCCGAGATCGACGCCCAGGTCGCCCGGCTCGCCGCCGAGGTCGCCGAGGAGATGATCGCCGCCGGCCGAGTCACCCGGCGGGTCGGGGTGACCGTGCGCAGCAACACCTTCTACACCCGGACCAAGCAGCGCAAGCTGCCCGCGCCCAGCACCGACGTCGACGAGATCGTGCGGACCGCCCTGCAGGTGCTGGATCGTTTCGCACTCGACCGCCCGGTCCGGCTGCTCGGCGTCCGCCTGGAGTTGGTTCCGGAATGACCGGACCGGTTTCGGCACCGCGTCGTGCGGCAAGATCAGACAGCAGGACAATCCACGGAAGGCAGCGCATGACCGAGTACGAGACCCTACGGTTCGAGCAGAGCGGCGGTATCGCCCGGATCACCCTGGACAGGCCGAAGGCGGCCAACGGCATCGATCACGTCCTCGGCCGGGAGCTGGCGGACCTGGCGAGCAAGTGCGCCGACGATCCGTCGCTGAAGGTGGTCACGCTGACCGGCGCGGGCAAGTTCTTCTCCGCGGGTGGCGACCTGAAGGCGATGGCGGCCCAGGACAGCGCCGCCGGGACATACGTCAAGAATCTGGCCGACTCGCTGCACGAGGCGATTTCGTCGTTCGCCCGGATGGACGCGCTGTTGCTCACCGCCGTGAACGGCATCGCCGCCGGCGCCGGCTTCAGCCTCGCGGTCACCGGTGACCTGGTGCTCGCCGGGGAATCGGCGTCGTTCACCATGGCCTACACCCGCGCCGGGCTGAGCCCCGACGGTGGCGCCTCGTACTACCTGCCCCGCCTGATCGGCCTGCGCCGCACCCAGGACCTGATGCTCACCAACCGCGCGCTGTCGGCCGGCGAGGCGCTGGACTGGGGACTGGTGCACCGCGTGGTCCCCGATGCCGAACTCGGCGCCGCCGTCGACGAATTGGCCGAGCGGT carries:
- a CDS encoding glycosyltransferase 87 family protein, with the translated sequence MSDGNSENSSRPPGLSHLRPTVFALACTAVVAVLLLFLTVDPWLQKAGILVGGLDVHIYRDGAWKILHGHPLYTEETYFGLLYTYTPFSTLAFIPIALFPWGWVTNTWLVLNLGVLFVGVLMSWRLLGYRIDRRLTIVSALMSLTCVFIEPVRTTLFYGQINLILMVLVLWDFSRGERSRLRGIGAGLAAGVKLVPLYFVVQFLAMRQWRSAWTAAGTFLGTILVSGLLLPGESKQYWTSTFFQSNRIGEDAHPSNQSIRGAIAHLMGQHSAPMWLWILIAGAVTVISLVVTTGLYRHGEKLLAVTLAGMNACAISPFAWGHHWVWFVPLLVYIAHLAQSRPAWWLAAGALVVSIGAWAYEWNPTWVSIGVFLLPPYWPMGQLLMNAYVSIYAIVLASASGLLWRLWRKSGGRTGGELTPDAEPVSAASVVGAAPDVAEAPEATRNGAEKSGVTEKSGVTEKSDVTEKSDVV
- a CDS encoding PaaI family thioesterase is translated as MTNAIDLDSARAILAAQPFSRLLGAEIGDYDEDGVTLVIPIRPELGQQFGFVHGGVLAYAADNALTYAAALALGPNVLTGGFTITYLRPARGARLRARARVTGATRRQAVCQCEIHAEDEDGESVLVAVAQGTTRAVDRELPSTES
- a CDS encoding DNA polymerase IV; translated protein: MPRWLLHVDLDQFQAAVEYRRHPELRGRPVIVGGNGDPAEARKVVTCASYPARAFGVRAGMPLRAAARTCPEGVFLPLDMATYEEASDEVMDLLRTFEVRVEVLGWDEAFLAADTDDPERLAGEIRAAVAKLDLGCSIGLGDNKLRAKLATGFAKAVGKGGPDIGEPGTAESGTAESRTAAEPRTAEPRTAEPGDPEPGTAESVDAEPGTAGPDGAQPDDASVEASGTGTFRLTAENWAELMGHRPTSALWGIGPRIAKRLADLGIETVSQLATADRAVLAAEFGPATGPYLWLLGRGVGDTDVLTEPRIPVGRSKSETFPHDLTDRAEIDAQVARLAAEVAEEMIAAGRVTRRVGVTVRSNTFYTRTKQRKLPAPSTDVDEIVRTALQVLDRFALDRPVRLLGVRLELVPE
- a CDS encoding enoyl-CoA hydratase/isomerase family protein; the encoded protein is MTEYETLRFEQSGGIARITLDRPKAANGIDHVLGRELADLASKCADDPSLKVVTLTGAGKFFSAGGDLKAMAAQDSAAGTYVKNLADSLHEAISSFARMDALLLTAVNGIAAGAGFSLAVTGDLVLAGESASFTMAYTRAGLSPDGGASYYLPRLIGLRRTQDLMLTNRALSAGEALDWGLVHRVVPDAELGAAVDELAERFAAGPKNSNAHVKKLLLVSSSHTLEEQLARESAFISDCADSPDGREGIAAFLEKRAPRFA